The following is a genomic window from Marinobacter sp. NP-4(2019).
CTGATTTTGGTCTGAAAGCTTTGTCGCCAGAGAGAGTCAGATACCTCAATGCCAGAGGGTGAGGTGTCTGGCTCTCTTTGTCTGCTTTAATGGCCTCTCGAGGCTACTTCTCAGTCATCATTGCCGCGATGGCATCCGCCGTTTTTTCGTAATGAGCGGTCAAAACGGCTTTTGCACGTTCTATATCCCGTGAAATCACCGCTTCCAGAATCTCTTTATGCTCAGCCGGTACGTCACGTTTTCCTTCCGCAGTGTATTTTTGTGATAAGAATCGATACCTCGACGTCTGATCTCTGAGAGTGGCGGATATTTTTTTCAGCCAGAAAGAGTCGCAGTTTGATAGGAGCGCATCATGGAAATCCTTGTGCACCGTCTCCCAGCGATCAGACAGCTCTCCAGTGTCCGGGTTCTTAAGCGGGAGATTGGTCAGGGTATGATGGACCCCAAGCAGGCGGCTTTCCCATTCCAGGTCCGCATTTCGAATAGAGTTCTCCAGCGCCTGACATTCGATCATGCAACGTACATGGGTGATATCGTAAATCTCGCTGGTGGTGATATTCCGAACACTGAATCCCTGATGATCGACCAACTCGATGAAACCCAAGGCTGTCAGCCTGGATAAGGCTTCCCTCAAAGGAATGGAGCTGGCGTCATAGCGCTCCATCAGGTTCTTGATACGGAGTTTGGTCTGGGGCACCAACTCACCATTGATGATGTCCGCCCGGATCTTGTCCTCGACAGTTGAAGCAAGCGTTTTCTTGGGCGCGGATTTAGTAACGTTCGCTGTCATCTATGTACCTCATAACAAAAATTCGGAGCCGTTGGCGGCGCGTCCTGCGTCCACGGTCACCAAAGCAAACTGCCGATAGTCAATCCAATAATATATATCTTTTATAATTATATACTATCTCGAGTATCAGGCAAGATGAAGTGAGCGTCAACGGCTAAGTAAAGCAGCTCCTGTGTACTGCGGCCAGCATAACGCTTTGTTTTCTCAGGGTAGCACCTCTCATTCCTCTCACCTGGCAATAAAATACAAAACCAAAATAATATACAATTCTTGTAAAATAGTTTTTTCGAGGGTATAAATATCTCTAGTTGGTGCTGACGCTACTTCTCCGTCGAGATAGGGCGGAGGACGGCCAGCAGAAATAAAGCTAATAAAATCAACAAGAGAAGCGCCTTATGTACACCCAAATCCGATCTCTCGGGACGCTGAAGAGGAGTGTCCTACTATCAGTGGCGGTTAGCTGTGCCACAGCCAATGCCGCAAACATCCACAGCTCTGAAGATGTAAAAGTTCGCTTCGACAATACGGTCAAGTACAGCGCTGCTTACCGCCTGAAAAGTCAGAGCAGTGATCTCACCAACACCTTCCTGAATATTCTGGACGACGGTAACCGCAATTTTGATCGCGGCCTCGTATCGAACCGTGTCGATCTGCTTTCTGAGCTGGACCTTGTTTATAAGAATCGAATGGGCGTCCGGGTGTCTGGGGCGGCCTGGTATGACGATGTTTACAACCAGAGTAATGACAATGACAGCGATGCGACGGTGAATACCACGTCAGTACCGGCTGGAAGGTTCTCTGATGCTACACGTGATGAGATGGGGCGGGATGCCGAGATTCTGGATGCATTCCTGTTTCTGAAGAACGACCCATACAGCAACACCCCGTACAGTGTGCGGGCAGGGCGGCACACGGTGGTATACGGTGAAAGCCTGTTCTTCGGTGCTAACGGTATCGCCAACGCCCAGGCGCCGATTGACCTGATCAAGTTGCTCTCCGTTCCAGGTTCTCAATTCAAAGAAATCATCCGTCCGGTTGGGCAAGTCTCAACACAGATCCAGCTTACTCCGAAGGTGTCGTTTGGTGCCTACTACCAGTTTGAGTGGGATGAAGCCCGCCTTCCGGCTTCTGGTAGTTACTTGAGCGACGTGGATATTGTCGGGGCTGGTGCTGAGTGGCTGGTGCCAGGTGCCATTCCTGTCAGAAGTGGTGAGGCCAGCGATAACGGCCAGTTCGGCGCCCAGCTCCGGTTCCGTCCTGGCAAGGGCAGCGTCGAATACGGCCTTTATGCAGCCCAGTATCACGACAAACTGCCTCAGTTGTATCTCGATGTGACCAACAATGAGCTTAATCATCTCTACATCGAGGATGTTAAAACTGCCGGCGCAAGCTTTAGCACGGTGCTGGGCGATGCCAATGTAGCCGGTGAACTCTCCTATCGATGGGACGCACCATTGGTCAGTGATCTGGTGGCGGCCCCGGAAGGGGCCAATGGCACCAATAACCAGGTTCACGCCATCGGGGAAAGCCTTCATGCCCAGCTATCCGCCATCTATCTGATGTCCGAAAGTCCATTGTGGGACGGAGCCGAGTTTCTGGGGGAGGTAGCGTGGAATACGCGAATGGATATTACCGACAATCCGGAAGCACTGGACCCCAACACAACAAAGAGCGCAGCGGCCCTGCGTTATTTGTTCACTCCCCAATACTTTCAGGTCGCACCAGGCCTGGACCTCAGCCTGCCCATCGGCGTCGGTTACAACTTCTATGGACGCTCCTCTACCGTCTTTAAATACAACGGCGGAACCGAGCATGCCGGCGATTTCAGTCTGGGGCTCAACTTTGACTACAAGCGCAAGGTTAAAGGCGGCATTTCCTATACCCACTATTTCGGAGACGAAGAGCCCTTCCTCGATGACACCGGGACGATGACCTTCGGTCAGTCCCTCGCTGACCGGGATTTTATCTCGCTCAACATCCGCACCACTTTCTAAGAGGTGAAAGTAACGATGAACAACAAAATCAAGACACTCGTCGCGACAACAGTGCTCATAGCCTGCAGCAACACCTTCGGTGCGGTTTCGTCCGAAGAAGCCATGGCACTCAAGAATGAACTGACGCCTTTGGGCGCAGAAAGAGCCGGTAATGCTGATGGTTCGATTCCGGCCTGGACCGGAGGTGTAACCGAGGCCGATGTGGCCAACGCCACCGCCCAACCGCGAGAGAATTATTTTGCGGATGACGCCGTCCAATACGTTGTTGATAAGAATAACGTGGATGAGTACTCGGAACTTCTGTCAGAGGGCGTTCAGGCGTTGATCAACAAATACCCTGACTCCTTCCGTCTGAACGTATATGAGACACGCCGAACAGCCGCGGCACCGGAGTGGGTGTACGAGAACACTTACCAGAATGCCCTGCGTGCAGTTGCGACTGAAAACGGGAACTCGGTCGAAAATGCGTACGGTGGTACCCCGTTTCCGATTCCCAAAACGGGCGCGGAAGTGATGTGGAATCATTTGTTGCGCTGGAAGGGTGAGTCTGTGGAACTGCCATTCCGGGTATTCGTGGGATCCTCCGATGGTAAAACCACCCTGGCGGTTGCCGCAAAAGATGAACATCAGATGCCCTATTACTACGAGGACGGCGACCTCGACAGCTTCCAGGGCGATGCACTGCTGATCAGGCAGTTGCAGACAGAGCCAGCCTTTAAAGCGGGTGAGTCAATCCTGATCCGTGATCCCCTGGATCAGGTTAACGAGGGTCGCAAGGCCTGGCAGTACCTTGCAGGTCAGCGCCGGGTCCGTCGTGCACCGACCATCGCTTTCGACACCCCGGATTTCGTGGCCTCCGGCCAGAACTACTTTGATGAAGTCTTCATGTTCTTCGGGTCTCTGGAACGTTATGACTGGAACCTGTTAGGGAAGCAGGAAATGCTGATCCCTTACAACAACAATGCTTTTCTGACCAAGACATTTGATGAGGTGCTTGACGGGCACCACCTGAATTCAGATCAGATGCGATGGGAAAAGCATCGTGTCTGGGTCGTTGAAGCCACGCTTGCAGAGGGCAAGCGCCATGTTGTTCCGAAGAAGCGTTTTTACGTGGATGAAGACAGCTGGTCGGTTGTGTTGGTCGATGGATACGACGCGAACGGAGAGCTTTGGAGAGTGCAACACGCGGTGCCGTTTGTTGCTCCTGAGATTCCGGCGGTCGTTACTACAACGTTCACCGCTTTCAACCTTCCCGCCGACACCTGGGTCGTCAACCTGCTTTATAACGAGCAAGACGTCCAGTACCGCCCGGTACGTCGTCGCCCGGATATCTATTTCACGCCGGATGCACTGGCCGGTTCCGGCATTCGATAACTGAAAACGCCGGGACCCGGTGGTCCCGGCGATTGAAGGTTTCACTATGTACGTATTTAAAACTCTGTTGATAACGGCTTTGAGTGGGCTAATGCCGATGCTTGCCATAGCAACTGGCAGTCTGGACCCGCTCGAGACCTCAAGCTATGTGAGCCACAGATTGAACTCCAGCGTCATGCTGACGATAGCCCGGGCGGGTGATGAGCTGTTTATGGCCGGTGAACGGGGGATTGTCATGCGCTCCTCGGGGGATGGGCAATGGTCTCAGGATCAGGTACCGGTTTCGACCAGTATCACCAGAATCAAGCCCGTTTCCAATGGACTGTTAGCTCTGGGGCATTCCGGCACTGTGCTGCTCCTTGCTGATGCCTCCCAGTCCCAATGGCGCATTCTGATTAATGGCGAGGATATCCCCGATATCTACCAACAATACATCGATCAGGCGGAGTTAAGTGATCCGGAAAAGTTGATGCTCGAGAGGGAAGTGGCCAGCCATACCCAGCAGGGCCCGGATAAACCGCTGTTCGATGCCATTGAGGTTGCTCCGGGGCGAGTACATGTGTTCGGTGCCTATGGTTTGGCGCTGGAGATGACATTCTCGGGGAGGACGTACACATCGAGCCTATTACGCATCGATTTGAAGAGAACGAATACATGCACCTTTACGGTGCGGCACACCATGGAGACGCGATCTATGTGGTGGGAGAGCAGGGTACTTTATACCGTTCCGACGATGCCGGCTTCAGCTATGTCAGGCAGGAAAGCCCGTATCCAGGCTCTTTCTTCGGTGTAACGGAAGCTCAGGGGGCGCTCTATATCTACGGAATGAAAGGGCACCTGTACCGACAGCGCGATGAAGGGAACTGGGAGCTGGTCAACATACCGACCGAAGCTGCCATCGCAGACATCTCAACTTCGGACGACAACCAGCTTTATGTCCTGTCTCAATCCGGGCAGGTCTTTTCTGGCTGCGATACCCGTTGTGAACCAAGTGGTCGAGTCAATGCACCCGCTGCCGGCATGGCGCTCAAGGGTGACCGGATCTATTTCTCGACCTTTGCGGGCCCACAGTCCCTCCAGTGACGCGGTGAAAGAATATGAACGCTCAAAACAATGAAAAAAGTGATTTCGAGGTGGTACGCCAACTCGATGCATTTGACAGGAACTCAGGATCCCTTCTGGAGAGGGTGATCTTCAACAACCGTGCACTCATTCTAATGGTCTTTGCGCTGGTGACATTGTTTCTGGGCTATTCCGCCCGGGATATCCGGTTGGACGCTTCATTTGAGAAAATGATTCCGCTGCAACACCAGTACATCGTTAATTACTATGACCACAAAGCGGATCTGTCGGGGCTGGCCAATACCTTGCGTATTGCGGTGGAAAATACCGAAGGGACGGTCATTGACGCGGATTACCTCAACACTCTGCGTCTTCTTAATGACGAGATCTTTCTGATGGAGGGCGTAGACCGCCCCTACATGAAGTCGCTTTGGACACCCGCGGTACGTTGGGTCGGAGTGACTGAGTATGGCCTGGATGGTGGCCCGGTCATTCCTGATGATTACGATGGGAGCGCCGAAAGCCTGGCGCAGGTACGGGCGAACATCGAAAAGTCCGGTGAAATCGGGCGTCTCGTAGCGAACAACTTCCAGTCAAGCATCATTCTGGTGCCGCTCAATGAGGATAGCGGCATTGAATACCGGGATCTCGTGAACCGGCTCAATGAACTGGAAGCCAAATACGAACCCATGGGCGTGAAGATCTATATTACGGGTTTCTCCAAGCTGGTGGGCGATCTGATTCTTGGGCTCGAGCAGGTATTACAGTTCTTCCTGATCGCCATCATCATCTGTACCGGAGTGATCTACGCCTACACACGGTGTGTGACCAGCACCGCTCTCGTTGTTATTTGTTCACTGACCGCCGTGAGCTGGCTGATCGGTTTGTTGCCATTGTTAGGTTACCAGCTGGATCCATACTCGGTGCTGGTGCCGTTTCTTGTGTTTGCAATTGGCATGAGCCATGGGGCTCAGAAGATGAACGGCATCATGGCGGATATCGGGCGGGGAACCCATAAACTGGTCGCCGCGCGCTACACCTTCCGACGTCTGTTTGTGGCCGGAATCACCGCGCTTCTGGCAGATGCGGTCGGTTTTGCAGTCTTGATGATGATTGATATCCAGGCGATTCAGGAACTGGCTATTGCTGCAAGCCTTGGTGTGGCGACATTGATATTCACCAATCTGGTCATGCTGCCACTGCTGTTGTCATACACTGGCGTTAACCGGCAAGCAGCCATGCGAAGCGTGGCTGAAGAGCAGCGCGACCGTAACGATGTGGATCATAAGAAACATCCGTTGTGGGAAGTCCTGGACAAGTTCACCAGGCGCAGGTTTGCCTCGGTGGCGGTGGTGGTCAGTGCTGGTCTGGCCATAGTGGGTCTGGTAATCAGCGCCGATCTGAAAATTGGTGACCTGGGCTCGGGCGCACCGGAGCTGAGGCCAGACTCCGAATACAATATGGATAACGCCTTTATCGTTGATAACTACTCGATCAGCAGTGACATCTATGTCGTTATGGTCGAAACCGGGACCTACGAGTGCGTCAATTACGACAACCTGTTAATGGTCGAGGCGTTGGAGCGGCAGTTACAGAATCTTGATGCCGTGGAGTCAACCAATTCCTTTGCCGGGCTGAGCAAACAGTCTGCCGTCGGAATGAACGAAGGTAATCTGCGTTGGTATGAGCTTCCGAGAACACAGGGACTACTAAACGCGATTGCCACCCGGGCCCCCCGGGAGCTTTTTAACCAAAGCTGTGACCTGCTCAGTGTTTACGCTTACCTGAAAGATCACAAGGCGGAAACGCTGCAGGCTGTTGCGGATGTCGTCGAGCGTTTTTCCGCAGAGCACAGCACTGACGACATCCGGTTCCTCAATGCTGCAGGCAACGCCGGCATCCAGGCGGCGACCAACAGTGTCGTCAAGACTGCCAACTACCAGATGCTATTGATGGTGTATGCCGCCGTCATCGTGCTCGCCTACATTACCTTCCGCTCGTTCAAGGCTGTGATTTGCGCCGTTATACCCCTGTTGCTTACGTCGATCCTGTGTGAGGCGCTGATGGTTATCCTGGATATCGGGGTGAAGGTGTCCACGCTTCCGGTGATTGCCCTGGGCGTAGGGATAGGGGTGGATTACGCGCTTTATATCCTGTCGGTGACGATAGCCAGACTTCGTGCGGGGCAGTCTCTATCGGACGCCTACTATGAAGCCCTGTTGTTTACAGGGAAGGTCGTGGCATTGACGGGCATCACCCTCGGAGTCGCGGTATCCACCTGGTACTTTTCGCCGATCCAGTTTCAGGCAGACATGGGGATTCTGCTGGCCTTTATGTTTATCTGGAACATGCTGGGTGCCGGTTTGTTACTGCCAGCCCTGGCGCACTTTATGTTCAGGCAGCAGGTGCGTTAAGGGGGGCGGTCCCTCCCCAAATGTCTTTGATAGTTTATACAAAGAAAATATATTATGTTGTTGACAAAATATATAATGCTGTGAGATATATATTTTATCCCAGCAACAACAGGCGCTGCATGCGCCCCAACAATAGGGAATGGACTATGCGCTTCGTAAGTATTGAGAAGGACACAGTGCCAGGTATTGCAATCCGTGACGCTGGCGTCCTGAAAGGCTTGTACGCGAACCAGGAAGGGTATCCGGGAAGCCTTGATAGCCTGCTTCGTCAGGGCCAGGAAGCATTGGAAAGAGCAGCAGCGGTCCTGATGCGCAGCGCTGTCCTTGACGCCTCGGCTCTTAATGTAAGCATTCCACTCCATCGCCCGTCGAAGATCATATGTGTGGGGCTGAATTACGCCGATCACACCAAGGAGAGTCCTTATGACCAGCCGGACTATCCCACCCTTTTTCCCCGCTTTACTTCGAGCCTGATTGCCGACGGTGAGGCTATTGTGCGTCCAAACTGTTCGGTGCAGTTGGACTTTGAGGGGGAAATGGTGGCCGTGATTGGGCAAAAGGGGCGTCATATCCCGAAAGATCAGGCGCTCAATCATGTTGCCGGCTATTCACTGTTTAATGATGGCTCGGTGCGGGATTACCAGTTCAAGTCGCCGCAATGGACTGTCGGAAAGAATTTCGATGCTACGGGGGCGTTCGGTCCCGAATTTGTGACTGCAGACGAACTCCCGCCCGGGGCTAAAGGCCTGCAACTGACCACTCGACTGAATGGCAAGGTTATGCAAAAGGCCAACACCAGCGACATGCTTTTCGATGTGGCCAGTCTGGTGAGCATCATCAGTGGGGCAATCACACTCGAAGTGGGTGACCTGATTGTGACCGGCACACCGGCCGGGATTGGCTATGCACGAGATCCGAAAGTGTTCATGAAAGCCGGTGATGTCTGTGAGGTTGAGATCGAGGGTATTGGAGTCTTGAGCAATCCCATTGTCGATGAAGAATGCTGAGATGACGGCAGCCCGGCCTGAGAGCGGGGCTCTTTAATAAAACAAGAAAAGCAGCCACTCCAACGCTGCATGTAATTGGAGGACGGTACGATGCCACTGAGCAAAGAGCCAAATCAGCCGACCAGGCCCGTAGGGGTACATTCACTCGATCACTTCGCACTGAATGTGCCGTGCCTGGATACCGCACGTGAGTTCTATACCAGCTTCGGCCTGGATGTCCGGGAGGAATCCGGGGTACTGGTCCTGCGATCCCATTTTGATCCCCATCCGTGGGCATACTTACATCACGGAACGCGAAAGTCCCTCAGGCAGATATGTTTTGGTGTCTATGCCAAGGACCTGCCGATCATTGAGGCGCGGGTCCGGGCGGAAGGTCTCACCGTGGATGCCGATCCGGAGGGACTGCAAGGCTTCTGGTTCCACGACTGCGACGGCACGCGGGTAGGGGTGCGTGTTGCTCCAAAAGTGACTCCGGACGGAAAAGCGTCTGCGTCCTTTGAGCCAGTGCCTGCCGGAAACCGGGGGGCGCCGTATCGTCGCCATGCTCCAAAAGTCCGTCCGCGCCGGTTGTCTCACATTCTGCTGTTCACCCGGAACCTGAATCGAACCCTGGATTTCTATTCGCGGATTCTCGGGCTTCGGCTGTCGGACCGTGCTGCAGACATTGTCGCGTTCATGCACGCCATTCATGGCGCGGACCACCACACGGTTGCGTTTGTCCAGTCGGAGGCGCCGGGATTCCATCATTGCAGCTGGGATGTCGCGTCGATTAACGAGGTAGGGCTGGGCGCCATGTTCATGGCCGATAGGGGATGGTCGGAAGGGTGGGGGCTGGGCCGGCACGTACTGGGCTCCAACTACTTCCATTACGTTCGCGACCCCTGGGGTAGCTACAGCGAATACTCCTTTGACATTGATTATGTGCCTGCCGGAGTTGAATGGCAGTCTGCGGATCATCCGCCGGAGGACTCCCTCTATCTGTGGGGACCGGAAGCGCCGCCTGAGTTCACCATTAATTTCGAAGCTCTTTAACCCGGAATCTTAACCCCGAACCGTCATTACAAGAACAAAATGCGGAGAACACAAAATGAATCAGCAAAACTCAGATGACGTTTTCCAGGTCCCCGTACTCATCGTTGGTGGCGGGCCTGCCGGACTGAGTGCGTCCTTGCTGTTGTCCCGCTATGGGATCGACTCTCTCCTGATCACCAAGCATCGCTGGACGGCCAATAGTCCGCGCGCTCACATCACCAACCAGCGTACGGTCGAAGTGTTCCGTGATGCGGGGATCGAGCACAGTGTCATGGCAGCTGCGACACCCCATGATCTGATGGCTAACAACGTCTGGGCTACCAGCTTTGCCGGCCAGGAACTGGGTCGGTTACTTACCTGGGGCAATGCCATTGAGCGAAAGTCCGACTACGAGAAAGCCAGCCCTTCCTACATGTGTAATATTCCCCAGCACGTCCTGGAGCCGGTACTGGCGACCGAAGCACTACGTGCCGGTGGCGAAGTCCGTTTCAACAATGAACTGATTGACTTCAGCCAGGATGAGGAAGGTGTCACCGCGCGCATTTTTGATCGCGGTCTGCAGCGTGAGTATCGAGTCCGGGCCAATTACATGATTGGTGCTGACGGCGCACGCAGTCGCGTTGTCGAAAAGCTAGGCCTTCCGCTTGAAGGCGAGTCGGGGCTTGGTTGTGCGGTGAATGTCTGGCTTCGGGCCGACCTCCGGCGCTACTGCGAGCATCGACCGGGCGTTCTGTACTGGATGGTTCAGCCAGGCAATGACTACTGGGTAGGCAGCGGCACGTTCATCTGTGTGCGGCCGTGGAATGAGTGGGTGATGCTCTATATGTATGATCCGGCCGAGGGAGAGCCTGACCTGAGCGAAGCGGCTGTCACCGAACGGGCTCGCCGGGTTATAGGTGATGAGACAATCCCGATCGAGATACTTTCAACCAGTAAATGGCAGATTAACCATGTGGTTGCGCAGCGATACTCAGAGGGCAGAGTGTTCTGCGTCGGAGATGCTGTCCACCGCCATCCCCCTGCTAACGGACTGGGCTCCAATACCTCGGTGCAGGATGCCTACAATCTGGCCTGGAAGCTGGCCATGGTGATTCATGGCCAGGCTGGCCCAGGCCTGCTGGACAGTTACAGTGAGGAGCGGCAGCCAGTTGGTCGCCAGGTCGTCGACCGTGCTATGGAGAGCGTACAAAACATGCGGCCCATAGCCGATGCTCTGGGTTTCAAAGCCGGGCAGAGCGAAGAAGAAGGTTGGGCCAGCCTCCAGGAACTCTCCACCGATAGCATTGCCGGGCGGGAGCGTCGTGCCGAACTGGATCAGGCCATTCAATTGCAGAATTATCAGTTCAATTGCCACGGCGTTGAACTTGGCCAGCGCTATCGAAGTGCAGCGGTCGTCACTGACGGAACCGATGAGCCGGACTATCAGCGTGACGCTGAACTCTACTACCAACCCACCACTTGGCCGGGCGCCCGCCTTCCTCACGCCTGGCTGACCGACCCTCAAGGCCATCGGGTTTCTACCCTTGATATTACCGGCAAAGGGCATTTCACGCTTTTGACCGGGCATGGTGGTGATACCTGGTGCCAGGCGGCTACTACGATTGCCCGCGAACTCGGTATTGAGCTTCCCGTACGACGTATCGGTCCCGGTCTGGACTATGCCGACAGCTACGGCGATTGGGCCCGGCTGCGCGAGGTGGATGAGGGCGGATGCATACTGGTAAGACCTGATAACCATGTCGGCTGGCGATCTCTCCACCCCCAGTCTTCCTGTGAGCAATTGTTGATGGAAGTGATCCAGCACCTGTTGCATCGACGATAAAGCTTACTCCTTTTCCCGATAGATAACGCCTTTTGCCAGGTCCTTATGGACCTGGCCAGGAAGCTTAGTGCCGCAAATAAGGTGGTTACCCCCTGCGGCTGGATTAGCAGTAAATAACTGGAGTTTCTGGAAATGACCGATAAACAACAAAAACCCTCTTCCATTTCTCGGCGTCATTTCATCAAGACCAGCGGAGCAGGGGCGGCTGCCGTCGCGCTGGGCGGGTTGCCAGCAGGTTCGGTTTCGGCCACTCCGCAGGCCTATGACAGTGAACATGACATTGTTGTCTGCGGGGGCGGAGGTAGTGGTCTGCCAGCTGCACTGTTTGCCCGCTGGCTGGGCAATGACGTGGCGATCCTCGAAAAAGCCGCAAGTCCGGGCGGTACGGCCGCCAAGGCAGCGTTCTGGTATTGGGTTCCAAACAACAAAGCGCTGCGTGACGCTGGTAACACGGACCCCAAGCCTGAATTTATGCGCTATGTCGCACGTCTCAGTCGGCCGCAGTCCTACGATCCCTCATTGCCAAAGCTCGGTCTGAGTGACTGGGAATACGAAATGTGTGAGGCGATCTATGAAAGTGCCTCGCCGGCTGTAGAGCTATTGGCGGAGAAGGGTGCGTTGCCTTATCGCCATGTGCCGGATGTGCCTGATTACTGGGCGGATCTGGCTGGAGAGAACGCGCCTATGGGCCGGGTACTGATCCCGAAGGATACCAGCCCCAGCATGGCCGATGGCGGCCAGGTAGCCATTCGTACCCTGACCGTAGCGGCTCGCCGGGACGGAGTAAAAATCCATACCGGCCAACGGGTTGTCGGTGTCATTCGTAATGAGAAGGGCAGAGCGGTTGGCGTAGAGGTGGCAACCGAGGAAGGGACGACACGCCGGGTGCGCGCCCGAAAGGCAGTGATTTTTGCCAGCGGTGGTTTCACTCACGATCCGGAACTGCGCCGGAATTTTCTGAGCATGCCGGTCTATGGCGGGTGCGCCGCACTCACCAATGAGGGGGATTTTGTGCGGATCTCCAGCAACTTGGGTGTGCAACTTGGCAACATGAATTACGCCTGGTCTTGCCCAATCCTGCTGGAAAAAGCGCTGGCCAAAGATGGTTCCATGTCCGGCATTTTTACCATGACCGGCGACTCCATGTTGATGGTGAACAAATACGGACAGCGAGTGGTTAATGAAAAGACCCTGTACAACGAAATGGTGCCTACCTTCTTCCAGTGGGACGGTACCAGAGCGGAATATCCTAATCTGGTGATGTGCTCCATCTGGGACCAGCGTGCGCAGGATCACAGCGCGAGCAAGGATT
Proteins encoded in this region:
- a CDS encoding VOC family protein is translated as MPLSKEPNQPTRPVGVHSLDHFALNVPCLDTAREFYTSFGLDVREESGVLVLRSHFDPHPWAYLHHGTRKSLRQICFGVYAKDLPIIEARVRAEGLTVDADPEGLQGFWFHDCDGTRVGVRVAPKVTPDGKASASFEPVPAGNRGAPYRRHAPKVRPRRLSHILLFTRNLNRTLDFYSRILGLRLSDRAADIVAFMHAIHGADHHTVAFVQSEAPGFHHCSWDVASINEVGLGAMFMADRGWSEGWGLGRHVLGSNYFHYVRDPWGSYSEYSFDIDYVPAGVEWQSADHPPEDSLYLWGPEAPPEFTINFEAL
- a CDS encoding fumarylacetoacetate hydrolase family protein — protein: MRFVSIEKDTVPGIAIRDAGVLKGLYANQEGYPGSLDSLLRQGQEALERAAAVLMRSAVLDASALNVSIPLHRPSKIICVGLNYADHTKESPYDQPDYPTLFPRFTSSLIADGEAIVRPNCSVQLDFEGEMVAVIGQKGRHIPKDQALNHVAGYSLFNDGSVRDYQFKSPQWTVGKNFDATGAFGPEFVTADELPPGAKGLQLTTRLNGKVMQKANTSDMLFDVASLVSIISGAITLEVGDLIVTGTPAGIGYARDPKVFMKAGDVCEVEIEGIGVLSNPIVDEEC
- a CDS encoding efflux RND transporter permease subunit, with the translated sequence MNAQNNEKSDFEVVRQLDAFDRNSGSLLERVIFNNRALILMVFALVTLFLGYSARDIRLDASFEKMIPLQHQYIVNYYDHKADLSGLANTLRIAVENTEGTVIDADYLNTLRLLNDEIFLMEGVDRPYMKSLWTPAVRWVGVTEYGLDGGPVIPDDYDGSAESLAQVRANIEKSGEIGRLVANNFQSSIILVPLNEDSGIEYRDLVNRLNELEAKYEPMGVKIYITGFSKLVGDLILGLEQVLQFFLIAIIICTGVIYAYTRCVTSTALVVICSLTAVSWLIGLLPLLGYQLDPYSVLVPFLVFAIGMSHGAQKMNGIMADIGRGTHKLVAARYTFRRLFVAGITALLADAVGFAVLMMIDIQAIQELAIAASLGVATLIFTNLVMLPLLLSYTGVNRQAAMRSVAEEQRDRNDVDHKKHPLWEVLDKFTRRRFASVAVVVSAGLAIVGLVISADLKIGDLGSGAPELRPDSEYNMDNAFIVDNYSISSDIYVVMVETGTYECVNYDNLLMVEALERQLQNLDAVESTNSFAGLSKQSAVGMNEGNLRWYELPRTQGLLNAIATRAPRELFNQSCDLLSVYAYLKDHKAETLQAVADVVERFSAEHSTDDIRFLNAAGNAGIQAATNSVVKTANYQMLLMVYAAVIVLAYITFRSFKAVICAVIPLLLTSILCEALMVILDIGVKVSTLPVIALGVGIGVDYALYILSVTIARLRAGQSLSDAYYEALLFTGKVVALTGITLGVAVSTWYFSPIQFQADMGILLAFMFIWNMLGAGLLLPALAHFMFRQQVR
- a CDS encoding GntR family transcriptional regulator, whose protein sequence is MTANVTKSAPKKTLASTVEDKIRADIINGELVPQTKLRIKNLMERYDASSIPLREALSRLTALGFIELVDHQGFSVRNITTSEIYDITHVRCMIECQALENSIRNADLEWESRLLGVHHTLTNLPLKNPDTGELSDRWETVHKDFHDALLSNCDSFWLKKISATLRDQTSRYRFLSQKYTAEGKRDVPAEHKEILEAVISRDIERAKAVLTAHYEKTADAIAAMMTEK
- a CDS encoding DUF1329 domain-containing protein; protein product: MNNKIKTLVATTVLIACSNTFGAVSSEEAMALKNELTPLGAERAGNADGSIPAWTGGVTEADVANATAQPRENYFADDAVQYVVDKNNVDEYSELLSEGVQALINKYPDSFRLNVYETRRTAAAPEWVYENTYQNALRAVATENGNSVENAYGGTPFPIPKTGAEVMWNHLLRWKGESVELPFRVFVGSSDGKTTLAVAAKDEHQMPYYYEDGDLDSFQGDALLIRQLQTEPAFKAGESILIRDPLDQVNEGRKAWQYLAGQRRVRRAPTIAFDTPDFVASGQNYFDEVFMFFGSLERYDWNLLGKQEMLIPYNNNAFLTKTFDEVLDGHHLNSDQMRWEKHRVWVVEATLAEGKRHVVPKKRFYVDEDSWSVVLVDGYDANGELWRVQHAVPFVAPEIPAVVTTTFTAFNLPADTWVVNLLYNEQDVQYRPVRRRPDIYFTPDALAGSGIR
- a CDS encoding DUF1302 domain-containing protein is translated as MAVSCATANAANIHSSEDVKVRFDNTVKYSAAYRLKSQSSDLTNTFLNILDDGNRNFDRGLVSNRVDLLSELDLVYKNRMGVRVSGAAWYDDVYNQSNDNDSDATVNTTSVPAGRFSDATRDEMGRDAEILDAFLFLKNDPYSNTPYSVRAGRHTVVYGESLFFGANGIANAQAPIDLIKLLSVPGSQFKEIIRPVGQVSTQIQLTPKVSFGAYYQFEWDEARLPASGSYLSDVDIVGAGAEWLVPGAIPVRSGEASDNGQFGAQLRFRPGKGSVEYGLYAAQYHDKLPQLYLDVTNNELNHLYIEDVKTAGASFSTVLGDANVAGELSYRWDAPLVSDLVAAPEGANGTNNQVHAIGESLHAQLSAIYLMSESPLWDGAEFLGEVAWNTRMDITDNPEALDPNTTKSAAALRYLFTPQYFQVAPGLDLSLPIGVGYNFYGRSSTVFKYNGGTEHAGDFSLGLNFDYKRKVKGGISYTHYFGDEEPFLDDTGTMTFGQSLADRDFISLNIRTTF